One window of Methanosphaera sp. genomic DNA carries:
- a CDS encoding mechanosensitive ion channel domain-containing protein encodes MTLEGLLNIDFNNLELIFDMINIDIIIKVLIVVIIPIILCEVIKHFIVDFHKKVDLFSDENISSIVKILRIITIVVIVLSVLDVFGINITTLFVSLGFLTVGGSLITRDILSNLIAGFSIIAEKRFKVGDVIEVDKYKGTVQKIGFKSVELLSKNEVVIIPNIIFSQKAYINHTANGCFMQRMKFSLSKNDHLNDNLKIIREVIESNDNVLKDFDYKLYVRSFDNEKVDITAVLPISDVDMRKTIVSELLGEIYLKVDHSQDNDDY; translated from the coding sequence TTGACTTTAGAGGGTCTTTTAAATATTGATTTTAATAATCTTGAACTTATATTTGATATGATAAATATTGATATTATAATTAAGGTTTTAATTGTTGTTATTATTCCCATTATTTTATGTGAAGTTATTAAGCATTTTATTGTTGATTTTCATAAGAAGGTTGACTTATTTAGTGATGAGAATATTTCATCTATTGTTAAAATTCTTCGTATTATAACTATTGTTGTTATTGTATTATCTGTTCTTGATGTGTTTGGTATTAATATTACAACTTTATTTGTAAGTCTTGGATTTTTAACTGTTGGTGGATCACTTATTACACGTGATATTTTATCAAATCTTATTGCTGGTTTTAGTATTATTGCCGAGAAAAGATTTAAAGTTGGAGATGTAATTGAAGTTGATAAATATAAAGGAACAGTCCAGAAGATTGGATTTAAGTCTGTTGAGCTTTTATCTAAAAATGAAGTTGTTATTATTCCAAATATTATATTTTCACAAAAAGCATATATTAACCATACAGCAAATGGTTGTTTTATGCAGCGTATGAAGTTTTCATTATCTAAAAATGATCATCTTAATGATAATCTTAAAATTATAAGAGAAGTTATTGAATCAAATGATAATGTCTTAAAAGATTTTGATTATAAGTTGTATGTTCGAAGTTTTGATAATGAAAAGGTCGACATTACAGCTGTTCTTCCAATTAGTGATGTTGACATGCGAAAAACTATTGTATCTGAGCTTCTTGGTGAGATTTATCTTAAAGTTGACCATAGTCAGGATAATGATGATTACTAA
- a CDS encoding MFS transporter translates to MDENKINKYVIIMAILSSFTVAFTSNAISVALPMIGSEFHLSNILQNWIVNIYLLIIAAVGVPLGRVASKYGLNRTLRIGIIIYIIGAVLSGIAMNIEFLFASRIIQAIGSAVLFVNVMSIITQQIPPQKRGQAIGLNVTGVYIGLSLAPTVSGIIVHNMTWRIIFYITIPLAIIAYYLLYAVKKEWITDPHASLDIKGSLLFIAAMIVLMYGFTILNETLGVILVIISLLMFVVFAKYELNYTHPIYEIRLFKNKTYTASNIASLISYFATFVVIYILNYHFQYIQGLDSQTTGIILIITPLLMAIVSPISGRISDKVIPQIIAAIGMVLVTIAMFIFIFIDTVPFYAIIVAMILQGVGFGLFSSPNNNVIMSSVDKKYAATASASLSTVRTVGQSFSLGLLSLIFAFIMGNVPIVPANYPLLIESSQVTMIISTILCIIAVVLSLSGFKHAKVDEN, encoded by the coding sequence ATGGATGAAAATAAAATAAATAAATACGTCATAATCATGGCTATATTATCCTCTTTCACAGTGGCATTTACATCAAATGCAATATCAGTTGCACTACCAATGATTGGAAGTGAATTTCATCTAAGTAACATACTTCAAAACTGGATTGTTAATATTTACTTACTAATTATTGCAGCAGTAGGTGTACCACTTGGAAGGGTAGCCTCAAAATATGGACTTAACAGGACACTAAGAATCGGAATAATAATATATATAATAGGAGCAGTACTATCTGGTATTGCAATGAACATAGAATTCCTATTTGCATCAAGAATAATACAGGCAATAGGATCAGCAGTACTATTTGTAAATGTAATGTCAATAATTACCCAGCAAATACCACCACAAAAACGTGGACAGGCAATAGGACTTAATGTAACAGGTGTATACATTGGACTTAGCCTTGCACCAACAGTAAGTGGAATTATTGTACATAACATGACATGGAGAATAATATTCTACATAACAATACCACTTGCAATAATTGCATACTACCTACTTTATGCAGTTAAAAAAGAATGGATTACAGATCCACATGCATCACTTGACATAAAAGGATCATTACTTTTTATTGCAGCAATGATAGTGTTAATGTATGGATTTACAATACTTAATGAAACACTTGGAGTTATACTTGTAATAATAAGCTTATTGATGTTTGTAGTATTTGCAAAATATGAACTAAACTACACTCATCCTATATATGAAATAAGACTATTTAAAAATAAAACATACACAGCATCAAATATAGCATCACTTATTAGTTATTTTGCAACATTTGTTGTAATATACATTCTAAACTATCACTTCCAATACATACAAGGACTTGATAGTCAAACAACAGGTATAATTCTTATAATTACACCACTTCTTATGGCAATAGTTTCACCAATATCAGGACGTATATCTGATAAAGTAATACCTCAAATTATTGCAGCAATTGGAATGGTACTTGTAACTATTGCAATGTTTATATTTATCTTCATAGACACTGTACCATTTTATGCAATTATAGTTGCAATGATACTTCAAGGAGTAGGATTTGGACTCTTCTCCTCACCAAATAATAATGTAATAATGAGTAGTGTTGATAAAAAATATGCAGCAACAGCATCAGCATCACTTTCAACTGTACGAACTGTAGGACAATCATTTAGTCTTGGACTACTATCTTTAATATTTGCATTTATTATGGGAAATGTTCCAATAGTTCCTGCAAACTATCCACTACTAATTGAAAGTTCACAAGTTACAATGATCATATCAACAATACTATGTATAATTGCAGTAGTACTATCACTCAGTGGATTTAAACATGCAAAAGTAGATGAAAACTAA
- a CDS encoding MIP/aquaporin family protein: protein MTEMKKLLAEVIGSFILVFFGTASVVLTLLINGGPTTTSIYNLGITMPDWIGIGLAFGLALVVAIYAFGSVSGAHFNPAVTIALWVGKRFPGKDVIPYVIAQVVGSFIASAALLAIIGPVAATKGVLGSVGAFGDISWIGIFIAEFLGTFLLMYVIMATAVNPKTTAADAALSIGLVLAGIVISLGNFSGCGVNPARALTPMVLNQIVTGASALNLYPIYLIAPILGAIVAVYLYDYFHEETPA, encoded by the coding sequence ATGACTGAAATGAAAAAATTACTTGCTGAAGTAATTGGAAGTTTCATATTAGTATTCTTTGGTACAGCATCAGTTGTATTAACCTTACTTATTAATGGAGGTCCAACAACAACAAGTATATACAATTTAGGAATAACAATGCCAGACTGGATTGGTATTGGTTTAGCATTCGGACTCGCATTAGTAGTAGCAATTTATGCTTTTGGTTCAGTATCAGGAGCACACTTTAACCCAGCTGTAACAATAGCTTTATGGGTAGGAAAAAGATTCCCTGGAAAAGATGTAATTCCATACGTTATTGCACAAGTTGTAGGATCATTCATTGCATCAGCAGCACTTCTTGCAATAATTGGACCTGTAGCAGCAACAAAAGGAGTACTCGGATCTGTAGGAGCATTCGGAGATATAAGTTGGATAGGAATATTCATAGCTGAATTCCTTGGTACATTCTTACTTATGTATGTAATTATGGCAACAGCAGTAAATCCAAAAACAACTGCAGCAGATGCAGCATTATCAATTGGACTTGTACTTGCAGGTATCGTAATTTCACTAGGTAACTTCTCAGGATGTGGAGTAAACCCAGCACGTGCACTCACACCTATGGTATTAAATCAAATAGTAACAGGTGCAAGTGCACTTAACCTATATCCAATATACTTAATTGCACCAATACTTGGAGCAATAGTAGCAGTATACTTATATGATTACTTCCATGAAGAAACACCAGCATAA